A region from the Janthinobacterium agaricidamnosum genome encodes:
- a CDS encoding DUF1800 domain-containing protein, translating to MSPNRLLPTTLISLLLLAGCAATAPPAAQHAVAAPDNAAQGIAMLERVSWGVNGGSVRQVQKEGWNAYLQAQLHPGKTSLPPAVQAQIDAMTISQVPLDQLVMSVEQKRKESAGVMDDMAKQQAQKEYQQELNRLAREAATRSLLLDVYSPNQLQQQLSWFWLNHFSVHQGKHNLRAMVGDYEANAIAPHALGKFRDLLGATVHHPAMLRYLDNEANAVKRINENYARELMELHTLGVNGGYSQTDVQELARILTGVGVNLGTDMPKVKPALQSQYVRRGLFEFNPNRHDYGDKQFLGQTVKGRGLAELDEALDRLSRSPATARFISGKLAQYFVGDNPPEALVARMAATFQHSDGMIADVLQTMFSSPEFRQSLGKKFKDPMHYVVSAVRLSYDDKPILNAGPMLSWLARMGQPLYGRQTPDGYPLTDASWASPGQMTTRFDIARTIGSGSAGLFKTDGPQPQEKVAFPQLASALYYQSLQPTLSAATRQALDQAASPQEWNTFLLSSPEMMHR from the coding sequence ATGAGCCCGAACCGATTATTGCCGACGACCTTGATATCCCTGCTGTTGCTGGCCGGCTGTGCCGCGACGGCGCCGCCGGCCGCGCAGCATGCCGTCGCCGCGCCCGACAATGCCGCGCAAGGCATCGCGATGCTCGAGCGCGTCAGCTGGGGCGTGAACGGCGGCAGCGTGCGCCAGGTGCAAAAGGAAGGCTGGAACGCTTACCTGCAGGCGCAGTTACACCCAGGCAAAACGAGCCTGCCGCCCGCCGTGCAGGCGCAGATCGACGCCATGACCATCAGCCAGGTGCCGCTCGACCAGCTCGTCATGTCCGTGGAGCAAAAGCGCAAGGAGTCGGCCGGCGTCATGGACGACATGGCGAAGCAGCAAGCGCAAAAGGAGTACCAGCAGGAACTGAACCGCCTGGCGCGCGAGGCGGCCACGCGCTCGCTGTTGCTCGACGTGTATTCGCCGAACCAGCTGCAGCAGCAGCTGAGCTGGTTCTGGCTCAACCATTTCAGCGTGCACCAGGGCAAGCACAACTTGCGCGCCATGGTCGGCGATTACGAGGCGAACGCCATCGCGCCGCATGCCCTGGGGAAATTCCGCGACTTGCTGGGCGCGACCGTCCACCACCCGGCCATGCTGCGCTACCTCGATAATGAAGCCAACGCCGTCAAGCGCATCAATGAAAACTATGCGCGCGAGCTGATGGAGCTGCATACCCTGGGCGTGAACGGGGGCTATAGCCAGACCGACGTGCAGGAACTGGCGCGTATCCTCACCGGCGTGGGCGTCAACCTGGGCACGGATATGCCGAAGGTGAAACCGGCGCTGCAATCGCAATACGTGCGCCGGGGCCTGTTCGAATTCAATCCGAACCGCCACGATTACGGCGATAAGCAATTCCTCGGGCAAACGGTGAAGGGGCGGGGACTGGCCGAACTCGATGAAGCGCTGGACCGCCTGAGCCGCAGTCCCGCCACCGCGCGCTTTATCAGCGGCAAGCTGGCCCAGTATTTCGTGGGAGATAACCCTCCAGAAGCGCTGGTGGCGCGCATGGCGGCCACCTTCCAGCACAGCGACGGCATGATCGCCGACGTGCTGCAGACCATGTTCAGCAGCCCCGAGTTCAGGCAGTCGCTGGGCAAGAAATTCAAGGACCCCATGCATTACGTGGTGTCGGCCGTGCGCCTCAGCTATGACGACAAGCCCATCCTCAACGCCGGTCCCATGCTGAGCTGGCTCGCGCGCATGGGACAGCCCCTGTACGGGCGCCAGACGCCGGACGGCTATCCGCTCACGGATGCGTCCTGGGCCAGCCCCGGCCAGATGACGACGCGTTTCGATATCGCCCGCACCATCGGTTCGGGCAGCGCCGGCCTGTTCAAGACGGACGGCCCGCAGCCACAGGAAAAGGTCGCGTTTCCCCAGCTGGCCAGCGCCCTGTACTACCAGTCGCTACAGCCGACCTTGAGTGCCGCCACGCGCCAGGCCTTGGACCAGGCCGCCTCGCCGCAGGAGTGGAATACATTTTTGCTCTCTTCGCCGGAAATGATGCACCGCTAG
- a CDS encoding TerB family tellurite resistance protein, whose product MRTYETNSPQAAGRILALMMVVDGNLASAELQAMHRSKILEHIDLAPAAFQQLLQDLCDDMLTSTVHGAVQLAHGVIDSLLDEITDPDLRRKLLQAMWKIADADDWLADGEAVLLARASAAWSAETNFRQHAA is encoded by the coding sequence ATGCGTACCTATGAAACGAACAGTCCCCAGGCAGCGGGACGTATCCTGGCCCTGATGATGGTGGTCGACGGCAACCTGGCCAGCGCCGAGCTGCAAGCCATGCACCGCAGCAAGATCCTCGAGCATATCGACCTGGCGCCGGCCGCTTTTCAACAGCTGTTGCAAGACCTGTGCGACGACATGCTGACGTCGACCGTGCATGGCGCCGTGCAGCTGGCCCATGGCGTGATCGACAGCCTGCTCGATGAGATCACGGACCCGGATTTGCGCCGCAAGCTGCTGCAAGCCATGTGGAAGATTGCCGACGCGGACGACTGGCTGGCCGATGGCGAAGCCGTGCTGCTGGCCCGCGCCAGCGCGGCCTGGTCGGCGGAAACGAATTTCCGCCAGCACGCGGCGTAA
- a CDS encoding YnfA family protein has protein sequence MNDAIEWTSLARTFGLFTVTAVAELLGCYLPMLWLSNKGSAWLLLPAALSLLVFVWLLTLHPAASGRVYATYGAVYIATALGWLWLVDGVTPAWTDVTGVGLALAGAAVIAMGHKAA, from the coding sequence ATGAACGACGCCATCGAATGGACCAGTCTTGCCCGCACTTTCGGGCTGTTTACCGTCACGGCCGTGGCCGAACTGCTGGGCTGCTACCTGCCCATGCTGTGGTTGAGCAACAAGGGCAGCGCCTGGCTGCTGTTGCCGGCCGCCCTCAGCCTGCTGGTCTTCGTGTGGCTGCTGACCCTGCATCCGGCCGCCAGCGGCAGGGTCTACGCCACGTATGGCGCCGTCTACATCGCCACGGCGCTGGGATGGCTGTGGCTGGTGGACGGCGTCACGCCCGCCTGGACGGATGTGACGGGCGTGGGCCTGGCCCTGGCCGGCGCCGCCGTGATTGCCATGGGACACAAGGCAGCATAA
- a CDS encoding glycerate kinase type-2 family protein, which produces MTTPPAPRALLQAMFHAAVEAAQPSHCIPPHLPPAPKGRLIVIGAGKASAAMAQAVERHWPGPLSGLVVTRYGYAVPCERIEIVEASHPVPDAAGMAAARRMLDLVGNLQADDTVLCLISGGGSSLLALPLDGITLEDKQALNRALLASGATIGEMNCVRRHLSAIKGGRLAAACHPAQVITLAISDVPGDKLGDIASGPTVGDATTCEDALAIVRRYGMDLPDSIRKTLESGRGESVKPGDPRLTRTRTTLVATPQMALEAAAAVARAAGVTPYILGDSLEGEARDVGKVMAGIALQTAMRGQPFPAPCVLLSGGETTVTVRGKGRGGRNVEFLLALGIALDGHEGIHALAGDTDGVDGQEDIAGAYLAPDTLQRAWAQGIKPRDSLDNNDGHGFFQALGDSVITGPTLTNVNDFRAILIT; this is translated from the coding sequence ATGACGACGCCCCCCGCGCCGCGCGCATTGCTGCAAGCCATGTTCCACGCCGCCGTCGAGGCGGCGCAGCCATCGCACTGCATACCGCCCCATCTGCCGCCCGCACCCAAGGGACGCTTGATCGTCATCGGCGCCGGCAAGGCGTCGGCCGCCATGGCGCAAGCCGTGGAGCGGCACTGGCCGGGGCCGCTGTCGGGCCTCGTCGTCACGCGCTACGGCTATGCCGTGCCCTGTGAACGCATCGAGATCGTGGAAGCGTCGCATCCTGTGCCGGATGCGGCCGGCATGGCGGCCGCGCGGCGCATGCTGGACCTGGTGGGCAATCTGCAGGCGGACGACACGGTGCTGTGCCTGATCTCGGGCGGCGGCTCGTCGCTGCTGGCCTTGCCCCTGGACGGCATCACCCTGGAAGACAAGCAAGCGTTGAACCGCGCGCTGCTGGCGTCGGGCGCCACCATCGGCGAAATGAATTGCGTGCGCCGCCATTTGTCCGCCATCAAGGGCGGCCGGCTGGCAGCCGCCTGCCATCCGGCGCAAGTCATCACTCTGGCCATCTCCGACGTGCCTGGCGATAAGCTCGGCGATATCGCGTCCGGCCCCACGGTGGGCGACGCGACGACGTGCGAGGACGCGCTGGCCATCGTGCGCCGCTATGGCATGGACTTGCCGGACAGCATAAGAAAAACGCTGGAAAGCGGGCGCGGCGAATCCGTGAAACCCGGTGACCCGCGCCTGACGCGCACGCGCACGACCCTGGTCGCCACGCCGCAGATGGCGCTCGAGGCGGCGGCCGCCGTGGCGCGCGCGGCCGGCGTCACGCCGTATATATTGGGCGACAGCCTGGAAGGCGAGGCGCGCGACGTGGGCAAAGTCATGGCCGGCATCGCGCTGCAAACGGCGATGCGGGGCCAGCCGTTTCCCGCCCCGTGCGTGCTGCTGTCGGGGGGCGAAACGACGGTCACCGTGCGCGGCAAGGGCCGCGGCGGACGCAACGTGGAATTTTTGCTGGCGCTGGGCATCGCGCTGGACGGACACGAGGGCATCCACGCGCTGGCCGGCGACACGGATGGCGTCGACGGCCAGGAAGACATCGCCGGCGCTTATCTCGCGCCCGACACCCTGCAGCGTGCCTGGGCGCAGGGCATCAAGCCCCGCGATAGCCTCGACAACAACGATGGACACGGCTTCTTCCAGGCGCTGGGAGATAGTGTGATTACGGGCCCGACATTGACGAATGTCAATGATTTTCGGGCCATTTTGATTACCTGA
- a CDS encoding c-type cytochrome, translated as MKILFIAASGILSFIQTPLSFAENLNGKTLYVQRCAVCHGAEIKGTGPLANKSNPPTPDLTTAAFKKRLKDYPGVIVSSVILRPNGDLIPKTLKENGVKIAPYAWRVKDFRDLNQYMSDVIFKNR; from the coding sequence ATGAAAATATTATTTATCGCCGCATCAGGAATCTTATCGTTCATTCAAACGCCCTTATCCTTCGCCGAGAATCTGAATGGAAAAACCCTGTATGTGCAGCGATGTGCCGTGTGCCACGGAGCAGAGATCAAGGGAACCGGGCCATTGGCGAATAAAAGCAATCCCCCTACACCGGATCTGACAACGGCCGCTTTTAAAAAACGCCTGAAGGATTATCCGGGCGTGATCGTATCGTCGGTCATACTGCGCCCCAATGGCGATTTGATTCCAAAGACCTTGAAAGAGAATGGCGTCAAGATCGCGCCATACGCCTGGCGGGTAAAGGATTTTCGCGATTTGAATCAATACATGAGTGATGTGATTTTCAAAAACCGCTGA
- a CDS encoding zinc-binding alcohol dehydrogenase family protein, protein MKAIAYHHSLPITDADALLDIELPVPAATGRDLLVAVKAVSVNPVDTKVRQNRAPKDGQPEVLGWDAAGVVTAVGPDVTLFQVGDKVWYAGAINRPGSNSEFQLVDERIVGHMPASLDFAPAAALPLTAITAWELLFDRLQISRDKSLTGKSLLVIGAAGGVGSVLVQLARQLTGVTIIGTASRAETADWVKQLGAHHVIDHSLPLAAEITRLGLPPVDYVISLNQTDKHFEQIVELIAPQGKFALIDDPEHIDVRKFKGKSVSLHWELMFTRSLFQTPDMVQQHALLEELAQLVDAGIIKTTVAERFGTINAANLKRAHALLESNTAKGKIVLEGFN, encoded by the coding sequence ATGAAAGCCATCGCCTACCACCACAGCCTGCCCATCACGGATGCCGACGCCCTGCTCGACATCGAGCTGCCCGTGCCCGCCGCCACGGGACGCGACCTGCTCGTCGCCGTCAAGGCCGTCTCCGTCAATCCCGTCGACACCAAGGTGCGCCAGAACCGCGCGCCGAAAGACGGCCAGCCCGAAGTGCTGGGCTGGGATGCGGCCGGCGTCGTCACGGCCGTCGGCCCCGACGTCACCCTGTTCCAGGTGGGAGATAAAGTCTGGTACGCGGGCGCCATCAACCGCCCCGGCAGCAACAGCGAATTTCAATTAGTCGACGAGCGCATCGTGGGCCACATGCCGGCCAGCCTCGATTTCGCCCCGGCCGCCGCCCTGCCGCTCACGGCGATCACGGCGTGGGAATTGCTGTTCGACCGCCTGCAGATCAGCCGCGACAAGAGCCTGACCGGCAAGTCGCTGCTCGTGATCGGCGCAGCGGGCGGCGTCGGCTCCGTGCTGGTGCAACTGGCGCGGCAGTTGACGGGCGTCACCATCATCGGCACGGCCTCGCGCGCGGAAACGGCCGATTGGGTCAAGCAACTGGGCGCCCACCACGTGATCGACCACAGCCTGCCGCTGGCCGCCGAAATCACGCGCCTGGGTTTACCGCCCGTCGATTACGTGATCAGCCTGAACCAGACGGACAAGCATTTCGAGCAGATCGTCGAACTGATCGCGCCGCAAGGCAAGTTCGCCCTGATCGACGACCCCGAGCACATCGACGTGCGCAAGTTCAAGGGCAAGAGCGTGTCCTTGCACTGGGAACTGATGTTTACCCGTTCGCTGTTCCAGACGCCGGACATGGTCCAGCAGCACGCCTTGCTCGAGGAACTGGCGCAGCTGGTGGACGCCGGCATCATCAAGACCACCGTGGCCGAGCGCTTCGGCACGATCAACGCGGCAAATTTGAAGCGCGCGCATGCCCTGCTGGAGAGCAATACGGCGAAGGGAAAAATCGTCCTGGAAGGTTTTAACTGA
- a CDS encoding MarR family winged helix-turn-helix transcriptional regulator: protein MVVEADISVVARAQGMALQNMRVVMRAAQRHSAQIEKQCGVSGAQLWVMQELLERPGLRMGELAGKMSIHQTTASNLVEALVKKTYVRKARDQPDQRVVTLTLTAEGQAVIAGAPQPARGLLPSALAQLDPDSLAHLNQGLNALLAVVAPDDRQAGMQPFPFTM from the coding sequence ATGGTGGTGGAAGCGGACATTTCGGTGGTGGCCAGAGCGCAGGGCATGGCCTTGCAAAACATGCGCGTCGTCATGCGCGCGGCGCAGCGGCACTCGGCGCAGATCGAGAAGCAATGCGGCGTGTCTGGCGCGCAACTGTGGGTGATGCAGGAATTGCTGGAGCGGCCGGGCCTGCGCATGGGCGAGCTGGCCGGCAAGATGTCGATACACCAGACGACGGCCAGCAACCTGGTCGAGGCGCTGGTGAAAAAAACCTATGTGCGCAAGGCGCGCGACCAGCCTGACCAGCGCGTCGTCACCCTGACCCTGACGGCGGAAGGGCAAGCCGTGATCGCCGGCGCGCCGCAGCCGGCGCGCGGCTTGCTGCCGAGCGCGCTGGCCCAGCTGGACCCCGACAGCCTGGCGCACCTGAACCAGGGCTTGAACGCCTTGCTGGCCGTCGTCGCCCCCGATGACAGGCAGGCGGGCATGCAGCCGTTTCCGTTTACGATGTAG
- the nhaR gene encoding transcriptional activator NhaR — protein sequence MSTLNFKHLRYFWMVAKTGSIARAAEQLHLTPQSISGQLSDFADTLGVELFRRSGRKLELTDTGRRILSHAEEIFSTGDELLEIVRDQSRTATTTFRVGCADSVSKLIACRLVEPALGLAEPLRMICREGRLASLLADLAVHRLDLIIADRPMPSHLSVRGYNHLLGESGMTLFGTPALAATLEGGFPLCLNGAPLLLPGEDFAIYGRLLQWLGDNHLHPRIVGEFDDSAMMQAFGQSGAGLFFAPTVIAPQVCEQHGVVALGRVDSLVEQVYAITTERRLSHPATVAISQSARRELFV from the coding sequence ATGTCCACACTCAACTTCAAGCACTTGCGCTATTTCTGGATGGTGGCCAAGACGGGCAGCATCGCCCGCGCGGCCGAGCAGCTGCACCTGACGCCGCAATCGATTTCGGGCCAGCTCAGCGACTTTGCCGACACCCTGGGCGTGGAACTGTTCCGCCGCAGCGGGCGCAAGCTGGAATTGACGGACACGGGCAGACGCATCCTCAGCCATGCGGAAGAGATTTTCAGCACGGGCGACGAATTGCTGGAAATCGTGCGCGACCAGTCGCGCACGGCGACGACCACGTTTCGCGTGGGCTGCGCCGATTCTGTGTCGAAACTGATCGCCTGCCGCCTGGTCGAACCGGCGCTGGGCCTGGCCGAACCGCTGCGCATGATCTGCCGCGAAGGCCGGCTGGCCAGCCTGCTGGCGGACCTGGCCGTGCACCGGCTGGACCTGATCATCGCCGACCGCCCCATGCCGTCCCATCTGAGCGTGCGCGGCTACAACCACCTGCTGGGCGAAAGCGGCATGACCCTGTTCGGCACGCCGGCGCTGGCCGCCACCCTGGAAGGCGGCTTTCCGCTATGCCTGAACGGCGCGCCGCTGCTGCTGCCGGGCGAGGATTTCGCCATCTATGGCCGCCTGCTGCAATGGCTGGGCGACAACCATCTGCACCCGCGCATCGTGGGCGAGTTCGACGACAGCGCCATGATGCAGGCCTTCGGCCAGTCCGGCGCCGGCCTGTTCTTCGCCCCCACCGTGATCGCGCCCCAGGTGTGCGAACAGCATGGCGTGGTGGCGCTGGGCCGGGTCGACAGCCTCGTCGAGCAAGTGTATGCGATCACCACGGAGCGGCGGCTGAGCCACCCGGCCACCGTCGCCATCAGCCAGAGCGCGCGGCGCGAACTGTTCGTGTAG
- a CDS encoding TerC family protein produces the protein MNGLESIATAPMWAGFIVFVLLMLALDLFVFGGNKAHKVSVKEAATWSLVWVSLALLFNGGLWWYLNGTAGPEIANQKALEFFSGYLIEKALSVDNVFVFLLIFSAFQVPIQYQRRVLIYGVLGAIVMRAVMIMAGAWVVSEFSWVLYLFGAFLLITGMRMLVAADAEPDVANNPVLRFARRHLRVADGDHGERFFVAKGGLRYVTPLFLVLILIEVTDLVFAVDSIPAIFAITTDPFIVFTSNLFAIMGLRALYFLLVDVADRFHMLKYGLAMVLVFIGAKMLIMPWYHVPVEASLLVVAVLIVSSCVASVFITRSDKK, from the coding sequence ATGAACGGCCTGGAGAGTATTGCAACGGCACCCATGTGGGCCGGCTTCATCGTATTCGTCCTGCTGATGCTGGCGCTGGACCTGTTCGTCTTCGGCGGCAACAAGGCGCACAAGGTCAGTGTCAAGGAAGCGGCGACGTGGTCGCTCGTGTGGGTCAGCCTGGCCCTGCTGTTCAACGGCGGCCTGTGGTGGTATCTGAACGGCACGGCCGGACCCGAGATCGCCAACCAGAAGGCGCTGGAGTTTTTCTCCGGCTACCTGATCGAGAAAGCCCTGTCGGTCGATAACGTGTTCGTCTTCCTGCTGATCTTCAGCGCCTTCCAGGTGCCGATCCAGTACCAGCGCCGCGTCTTGATTTACGGCGTGCTGGGCGCGATCGTCATGCGCGCCGTGATGATCATGGCCGGCGCCTGGGTGGTGAGCGAGTTCAGCTGGGTGCTGTACTTGTTCGGCGCCTTCCTGTTGATTACCGGTATGCGCATGCTGGTGGCGGCCGATGCGGAGCCGGACGTGGCGAACAATCCCGTGCTGCGCTTTGCCCGCCGCCACTTGCGGGTGGCGGACGGCGACCACGGCGAGCGTTTCTTCGTGGCCAAGGGCGGTTTGCGCTATGTCACGCCCCTGTTCCTCGTGCTGATCCTGATCGAGGTGACGGACCTGGTGTTCGCGGTCGACTCGATCCCGGCGATCTTCGCCATCACGACGGACCCGTTCATCGTCTTCACGTCGAACCTGTTCGCCATCATGGGCTTGCGCGCCTTGTACTTCCTGCTGGTGGACGTGGCTGACCGCTTCCACATGCTCAAGTATGGCCTGGCGATGGTGCTCGTGTTTATCGGCGCCAAGATGCTGATCATGCCGTGGTACCACGTGCCGGTGGAAGCGTCGCTGCTGGTGGTGGCGGTGCTGATCGTGTCGAGCTGCGTGGCGAGCGTATTCATCACCCGCAGCGACAAGAAATAA
- a CDS encoding LysR family transcriptional regulator: MLRLDDLQVFVRTADRGSLSAAAREIGISPALASAAVKRLEGELGLRLLARTTRSLSLTPEGTQYLEHAREALRLLRAGHDALLAGKDSFGGTLKIAMPSDLGRNLMLGWLDAFQARHPKLHYQLSVSDRVADMVRQQVDIALRYGQQDDSSMVAMPIAPANDRVLVASPGYLREHGPLLALQDLSQRNCLRFALEDGLHDRWTFYRLPQREQVTVQVSGNRSADDADLVRRWAVAGLGIAYKSRLDVAGDLATGRLQALLPDVAGEATPLHLVCTHRAQVTPLVLQLRDFLRDQCVELLKQDN; the protein is encoded by the coding sequence TTGCTGCGACTCGATGACTTGCAGGTGTTTGTCCGCACGGCTGACCGGGGCAGTTTGTCGGCGGCCGCGCGCGAGATCGGCATCTCGCCCGCGCTGGCCAGCGCCGCCGTCAAGCGCCTGGAAGGGGAATTGGGCTTGCGCCTGCTGGCCCGCACGACCCGCTCGCTGAGCCTGACGCCGGAAGGCACGCAATACCTGGAGCATGCGCGCGAAGCCCTGCGCCTGCTGCGCGCGGGCCACGACGCACTGCTGGCCGGCAAGGACAGTTTCGGCGGAACCTTGAAAATTGCCATGCCTTCCGACCTGGGCCGCAACCTGATGCTGGGCTGGCTGGACGCATTCCAGGCGCGCCATCCGAAACTGCACTACCAGCTCAGCGTCAGCGACCGGGTGGCCGACATGGTGCGTCAGCAAGTCGACATTGCCCTGCGCTATGGCCAGCAGGATGATTCGAGCATGGTCGCCATGCCCATCGCGCCCGCCAACGACCGGGTGCTGGTGGCCTCGCCCGGCTACCTGCGCGAGCATGGCCCCTTGCTGGCGCTGCAAGACTTGTCGCAGCGCAATTGCCTGCGCTTCGCGCTGGAAGACGGCTTGCACGACCGCTGGACCTTTTACCGCTTGCCCCAGCGCGAGCAAGTCACCGTGCAGGTGAGCGGCAACCGCAGCGCCGACGACGCCGACCTCGTGCGCCGCTGGGCCGTGGCGGGCCTGGGCATCGCCTACAAGTCGCGGCTCGACGTGGCTGGCGACCTGGCCACCGGCCGCCTGCAAGCGCTGTTGCCTGACGTGGCGGGCGAGGCGACGCCCCTGCACCTGGTCTGCACGCACCGGGCGCAGGTGACGCCGCTGGTGCTGCAGTTGCGCGACTTCCTGCGGGATCAGTGCGTGGAGTTACTCAAACAGGATAATTGA
- a CDS encoding toxin-antitoxin system YwqK family antitoxin, with protein MRYAQKMRLALLAALMTVLPLAAQAQALAGGTSFYDNGQLKQKVTLLPNGRDRIVESYHENGQLMNRIRYHGQQMADGEYVSYGPNGKVSSRAFLKGGRMHGLQQVFYADGKLFQRSHFIHDQQDGEAVTLAPDGKVVASTMWRHGEPDGWSFDSHDNGQLAQRALYRKGKLLSMQKWGSNGQPTVAWQQDAQGREQGDVTQWHDNGVRASVTPMRDGQRHGLLQTWYADGSPQQVVPYEHDKKHGIERQWDPAGKLVLEQAWQAGEPVPMR; from the coding sequence ATGCGGTATGCACAGAAAATGCGCCTGGCGCTGCTGGCAGCGCTCATGACGGTGCTGCCGCTGGCGGCGCAGGCGCAGGCGCTGGCTGGCGGCACATCGTTCTATGACAACGGCCAGCTCAAGCAAAAGGTGACCCTGCTGCCGAACGGACGCGACCGTATTGTCGAGTCTTACCATGAGAATGGCCAGCTGATGAACCGCATCCGCTACCACGGCCAGCAAATGGCCGATGGCGAGTATGTGTCGTATGGCCCGAATGGCAAGGTAAGCAGCCGCGCCTTCCTGAAAGGCGGCAGGATGCATGGGCTGCAGCAAGTGTTTTACGCCGACGGCAAGCTGTTCCAGCGCAGCCATTTCATCCATGACCAGCAGGATGGCGAGGCCGTCACCTTGGCGCCCGACGGCAAGGTAGTCGCCAGCACGATGTGGCGCCATGGCGAGCCCGACGGCTGGTCGTTCGATAGCCATGACAATGGTCAGCTGGCGCAGAGAGCGCTGTACCGCAAGGGCAAGCTGCTGAGCATGCAGAAGTGGGGCAGCAATGGCCAGCCGACCGTTGCCTGGCAGCAGGATGCCCAAGGGCGCGAGCAGGGCGACGTGACGCAATGGCATGACAACGGCGTGCGCGCCAGTGTCACGCCCATGCGCGACGGCCAGCGCCATGGCTTGCTGCAGACCTGGTACGCGGACGGCAGCCCGCAGCAGGTCGTGCCGTATGAACATGACAAGAAACACGGCATCGAGCGCCAGTGGGACCCGGCTGGCAAGCTGGTGCTGGAGCAGGCTTGGCAAGCTGGAGAGCCAGTCCCCATGCGCTAG
- a CDS encoding chloride channel protein, with amino-acid sequence MKHLHDIPSAFKHEFANPRLWWSRAVVVGMAAVAGLVVVGFTWLAETALDCFLFFNGKAWWFALLWTPACAALLVWLTRRYAVGAAGSGIPQVMATLDPAVAPEQRSLFVSLKLSAAKIVLTAGGLLGGLSLGREGPSVQIAAGVMLAARRWLPRHSQVSAHSLLVAGGAAGIAAAFNTPLAGVMFAIEELSRSPEQRNSGLIVAGIVLAGMMAVSIHGNATHFGIIHPGPIGLALALPGLLVTLVAGVAGGLFARLLLASARGNPLGKLSAWRTGRPVLFAAVCGLLVAAIGIASHGATFGSGTVATRAMLEGASDVAPAFVAFKYVATWLTVWSGVPAGIFAPSLAIGAGIGHDIAQLLHYPHAPALIALGMVGFLAAATQAPLTAFIIVMEMVDGHGMVLSLMACAVVASTVSRVLSEPLYGALAQLQLQRLPLQLQVGRDTTS; translated from the coding sequence ATGAAGCACTTGCACGACATCCCCTCTGCCTTCAAGCATGAATTTGCCAACCCGCGCCTGTGGTGGTCGCGTGCCGTCGTCGTCGGCATGGCCGCCGTCGCGGGCCTCGTCGTCGTGGGCTTTACGTGGCTGGCGGAAACAGCGCTCGATTGTTTTCTCTTTTTTAACGGCAAGGCCTGGTGGTTCGCCCTGCTGTGGACACCGGCTTGCGCCGCCCTGCTCGTCTGGCTGACGCGCCGCTATGCCGTGGGCGCGGCCGGCTCCGGCATCCCGCAAGTGATGGCCACGCTGGATCCGGCCGTGGCACCGGAGCAGCGCTCCTTGTTCGTGTCCCTGAAACTCAGTGCCGCGAAGATAGTCCTGACGGCGGGCGGCTTGCTGGGCGGCTTGTCGCTGGGGCGCGAAGGGCCGTCCGTGCAGATCGCCGCCGGCGTGATGCTGGCCGCGCGCCGCTGGCTGCCGCGCCATTCGCAGGTGAGCGCCCATTCGCTGCTGGTGGCGGGCGGCGCGGCCGGCATCGCGGCTGCCTTCAACACGCCGCTGGCGGGCGTCATGTTTGCCATCGAGGAATTGTCACGCTCGCCCGAGCAACGCAACAGCGGCCTCATCGTCGCCGGCATCGTGCTGGCCGGCATGATGGCCGTCTCGATCCACGGCAACGCCACCCACTTCGGCATCATCCACCCCGGCCCCATCGGCCTGGCGCTGGCCCTGCCAGGTTTACTCGTCACCCTCGTGGCGGGCGTGGCCGGCGGCCTGTTTGCGCGGCTGCTGCTGGCATCCGCCCGGGGCAATCCGCTGGGGAAATTATCGGCGTGGAGAACAGGCCGGCCCGTGCTGTTTGCCGCCGTCTGCGGTTTGCTGGTGGCGGCCATCGGCATCGCCAGCCACGGCGCCACGTTCGGCAGCGGCACCGTGGCCACGCGCGCCATGCTCGAAGGCGCGTCCGACGTGGCGCCCGCCTTTGTGGCCTTCAAATATGTGGCGACGTGGCTGACCGTCTGGTCGGGCGTGCCGGCCGGCATCTTCGCGCCATCCCTGGCCATCGGCGCCGGCATCGGGCATGACATCGCGCAATTGCTGCACTATCCGCATGCGCCCGCCCTGATCGCGCTGGGCATGGTGGGATTCCTGGCCGCCGCCACGCAGGCGCCGCTGACGGCGTTCATCATCGTCATGGAAATGGTCGATGGCCACGGCATGGTGCTGAGCCTGATGGCCTGCGCCGTGGTGGCCAGCACCGTCTCGCGCGTGCTCAGCGAACCGCTGTACGGGGCGCTGGCGCAGCTGCAGCTGCAACGGTTGCCGCTGCAGCTGCAGGTTGGCCGGGACACTACATCGTAA